A single region of the Gossypium arboreum isolate Shixiya-1 chromosome 12, ASM2569848v2, whole genome shotgun sequence genome encodes:
- the LOC108477856 gene encoding transcription factor bHLH19-like produces MEIASGKWLSQLEMEDPTLFPQYQVINPIDYSFHDINFHSENYSTNPYYTIGNSFIEASHEVDDFKRPMKQLKTNSWNSCITENNIPPPPKPSSSSSSSHLISFDNSNSYYAVDYDVKPKNEVGSFTRTPLHAQDHVLAERKRRAKLSQSFISLSALIPGLKKTDKASVLGDAITYLKKLQDRVNVLEEQVAKKTMESGIFVRKTQIYADDETSSSDESVHGQSNNPFPEIEARVSDKDVLIRIHCKHNKGCISNIINEVEKLHLFVLNSHVLPFGQATLDITITAQMEAEFSMTAKDLVKSLRLALLKFIM; encoded by the exons ATGGAAATCGCTTCAGGCAAATGGTTATCTCAACTG GAAATGGAGGATCCCACTTTATTCCCACAATACCAAGTGATAAACCCTATTGACTATTCATTTCATGATATCAATTTTCACTCTGAAAACTATTCAACCAATCCATATTATACCATTGGTAATTCATTCATTGAAGCTTCTCACGAGGTCGACGACTTTAAAAGGCCAATGAAACAACTCAAAACCAACAGTTGGAACTCTTGCATTACAGAAAATAACATCCCACCACCGCCAAagccttcttcttcttcctcgtcTTCTCATTTAATCTCCTTCGACAACTCCAATTCATACTATGCCGTAGACTATGACGTGAAACCGAAAAATGAGGTGGGTTCATTCACAAGGACCCCATTACATGCTCAAGATCATGTACTTGCTGAAAGAAAACGCCGTGCAAAGCTTAGCCAGAGTTTCATTTCTCTTTCGGCACTTATTCCTGGCCTCAAAAAG ACGGATAAGGCTTCAGTTCTGGGAGACGCTATCACATACTTGAAAAAACTTCAGGATCGAGTTAATGTGCTGGAGGAACAAGTTGCTAAGAAAACAATGGAATCAGGAATCTTTGTGAGGAAAACCCAAATTTATGCAGATGATGAGACATCTTCTTCTGATGAGAGCGTCCATGGACAATCTAACAACCCTTTCCCCGAGATCGAAGCAAGAGTTTCAGACAAGGATGTGCTCATTAGAATCCACTGCAAGCACAACAAAGGTTGCATATCAAACATCATAAACGAGGTCGAAAAGCTTCATCTCTTTGTGCTCAATAGCCACGTCTTGCCCTTTGGACAAGCCACTCTTGACATAACCATTACTGCTCAG ATGGAAGCTGAGTTTTCAATGACAGCAAAAGATCTTGTGAAAAGCCTACGACTGGCTTTGCTGAAGTTCATCATGTGA